Below is a window of Burkholderia cepacia DNA.
CGGCGCTGGCCGAGACCGATGCCGCGACCTGCCGCACCGTGCGTTTCGCGGATATCGGCTGGACCGACATCACGTCGACCACGGCGCTCGCGTCGACCGTGTTCGAGGCGCTCGGCTACAAACCGACCACGACGATCGCGTCGGTGCCGATCTCGTTCGCCGGTCTGAAGAGCAAGCAGCTCGACGTGTCGCTCGGTTACTGGTGGCCGGTGCAGCAGAAGCAGTTGCAGCCGTTCCTCGACAGCAAGTCGATCAACGTCGTCGAACCGCCGAACCTGTCCGGCGCGAAGGCGACGCTCGCGGTGCCGAGCTACGAATACCAGGCCGGCCTGAAGACCTTCGAGGACATCGCGAAACACCGCGCGGAACTCGACGGCAAGATCTACGGGATCGAGCCGGGCAGCAGCGCGAACGCGACGATCCAGAAGATGATCGACACGAACCAGTACGGGCTCGGCGGCTTCAAGCTCGTCGAGTCGAGCGAGGCCGGGATGCTGGTGACGGTCGAGCGCGCGATCCGCGAGAAGAAGTGGGTCGTTTTTCTTGGGTGGGAGCCGCACCCGATGAACATCCAGCTCAGCATGAACTACCTGTCCGGCGGCGATGCGTCGTTCGGGCCGAACTACGGCGAAGCGCGCGTGTACACGCTGACGGCGCCCGACTTCATTTCGCGCTGCCCGAACGCGGGCAAGCTCGTCACGAACCTGCGCTTCTCGACGCAGCTCGAGAACCAGCTGATGCAGTCGGTGATGAACAAGACGAAGCCGGCCGAGGCCGCGAAGGCCTACCTGAAGAAGAATCCGCAGGTGCTCGATCCGTGGCTCGCGGGCGTCAAGACGTTCGACGGCAAGGACGGCCTGCCTGCCGTGAAGGCGTATCTCGGCCTGTGATGGCCGGCGCCCGCGCCACCCCTGCAATGCGACACAACCCGAATCAAGCGAGGCACCCAGCATGAACCACGAAGTCATCATCACCTGCGCCGTCACCGGCGCGGGCGATACGGTCGGCAAGCATCCGGCGATTCCGGTCACGCCGAAGGAAATCGCGGCGGCCGCGATCGAAGCCGCGAAGGCCGGCGCCACCGTCGCGCACTGCCACGTGCGCGATCCGCAGACGGGCCGCGGCAGCCGCGACCCGAACCTGTACCGCGAAGTGGTCGACCGCATCCGCTCGGCCGACGTCGACGTGATCATCAACCTGACGGCCGGCATGGGCGGCGATCTCGAGATCGGCCCGGGCGAAGACCCGATGCGCTTCGGCAAGGGCACCGACCTGGTCGGCGGCCTCACGCGCCTCGCGCACGTCGAGGAGCTGCTGCCCGAGATCTGCACGCTCGACTGCGGCACGCTGAATTTCGGCGACGGCGATTACATCTACGTGTCGACGCCCGCGCAACTGCGCGCCGGCGCGAAGCGCATCCAGGAACTCGGCGTGAAGCCGGAACTGGAGATCTTCGATACGGGCCATCTGTGGTTCGCGAAGCAGCTGCTGAAGGAAGGCCTGCTCGACGATCCGCCGCTGTTCCAGCTGTGCCTCGGCATTCCGTGGGGCGCACCGGCCGATACGGGCACGATGAAGGCGATGGTCGACAACCTGCCGCCGGGCGCGCACTGGGCTGGCTTCGGGATCGGCCGCATGCAGATGCCGATGGTCGCGCAGGCGATGCTGCTCGGCGGCCACGTGCGCGTGGGCCTCGAAGACAACATCTGGCTCGATCGCGGTGTGCATGCGACCAACGGCACGCTCGTCGAACGCGCCCGCGAGGTCATCGAACGGCTCGGCGGCCGCGTGCTGACACCGGCCGAAGGCCGCCGCAAGCTCGGCCTGCCGGCGCGCGGCGAGCGTCCGCTCGAACGTCGAGCGATCGCCGAATTCGCGTGAGTTCTTTCGCTGACCGATACGACACGGCGGCATGCGCACCGGCGCGGCCGCCCACCGATTTCCCCTGATTTGAAGGATGCGTTGACATGGCTGTGAAGACCGACATCAAGACGTTCGCCGCCATCGGCACCGGCGTGATCGGCAGCGGGTGGATTTCCCGTGCGCTCTCGCACGGTCTCGACGTGGTCGTGTGGGACCCCGCGCCGGGCGCGGAAGAACGGTTGCGCGCGAACGTCGCGAACGCGTGGCCCGCGCTCGAACGCGTCGGCCTCGCGCCGGGCGCCGACCCCGCACGGCTGCGCTTCGTCGAGACGATCGAGGCGTGTGTCGCCGATGCCGATTTCATCCAGGAAAGCGCGCCCGAGCGCGAGGCGCTGAAGCTCGAACTGCACGAACAGATCAGCCGCGCGGCGAAACCCGACGCGATCATCGCGTCGTCGACGTCGGGGCTGCTGCCGACGGATTTCTATGCGCGGGCGACGCATCCGGAGCGCTGCGTGGTCGGCCACCCGTTCAATCCCGTCTACTTGCTGCCGCTCGTCGAGGTGCTCGGCGGCGCGCGCACGTCGCCGGAAGCCGTGGAAGGCGCGATGGAGATCTATCGCAAGCTCGGCATGCGGCCGCTGCACGTGCGCAAGGAGGTGCCGGGCTTCATCGCCGATCGCCTGCTCGAAGCGTTGTGGCGCGAGGCGCTGCACCTGGTCAACGAAGGCGTCGCGACGACCGGCGAGATCGACGATGCGATCCGTTTCGGCGCGGGCATCCGCTGGTCGTTCATGGGCACGTTCCTGACCTACACGCTGGCCGGTGGCGACGCGGGCATGCGACACTTCATGCAGCAGTTCGGCCCTGCGCTCGAACTGCCATGGACGAAGCTGGTCGCGCCGACGTTGACCGACGCGCTGATCGACAGCGTCGTCGAAGGCACGACCGAACAGCAGGGCACGCGCAGCATCAAGGAGCTCGAACGCTATCGCGACGAGTGCATCACCGAGGTGCTGAAATCGATCGCCGCGGTGAAGGCGCGGCACGGGATGCGATTCGAGGATTAAAGGACAGGCGATGACCGGCGATACCCCGCTGACGATTTACCGCGACGTGGTGCGGCCCGAATGGGTCGACTACAACGGCCACCTGCGCGATGCGTTCTACCTGCTGATCTTCAGCTTCGCGACCGATGCGTTGCTCGATCGCATCGGGCTCGACGACGCCGCGCGTCGCGAGCGGGGGCGTTCGGTCTACACGCTCGAAGCGCACGTGAACTACCTGCACGAGATCAAGGAAGGCACGCAGGTGCGCGTCGATGCGCGCGTGCTCGCGCACGACGCAAAGCGGCTGCACCTGTATCTCGAACTGTTCGCGCAAGGGCATGACGACGCGGTATCGGCGAGCGAGCAGATGCTGCTGCACGTCGATACGCGCGACGGTGCGAAATCGGCGCCGTTCGACGAAGACGTGGCCGCGCGTGTGGCGGCGCTGCATGCGTTGCAGCGCGATTGCGCGGCGCCTGCGTATGCGGGCCGCGTGATCGGCTTGCCGCCGCGCCGCTAGCGGCGATCTTTACCCTTCACCTTTCAACTTTTGACTGCGGAGCGCGCACGATGCTCGAACCGGAAATCGCAGCGTTCGTCGCCGCTGTCGACGCGTGGTATCCGGCCGATGCGGCGGCGCGCTCGCCCGACGAGCAGCGCCGCCTCTACGACCGCTTCGCGGCCGAATGGACGCCGGCCGCGCTGCCGGCCGGCATCGTGCAGCAGGACGCCGTGTGGCACGCGCCGGACGGGCGCGCGATCGCGCTGCGGCGCTACACGTCCGCACACCGCATATCGCGCGGCACGGTGCTGTTTTTTCACGGCGGCGGCTTCGTCGTCGGCTCGCTCGACAGTCATGCGCTGATCACGGCGCAACTGGCGGCCGACACGGAGCTCGACGTGATCGCCGTCGATTATCGTCTGGCGCCCGAACACCGCGCGCCGGCCGCGCTCGAAGATTGCCTGGAAGTCACGCGTGCCGCACGCGACGCACGCTGGCCGTTCGGGCCGTGCGTGCACCCGTTGACGCTCGCGGGCGACAGCGCGGGCGGGATGCTCGCGGCGGCCGTGGCTACCGCGCTGCGCGATGCGGGCGAACGCAACGTCGACGGCATCGCGCTCGTCTATCCGATGCTCGGCTTCGAACCGCAATCGCCCGCCCGCGAAGCGGAAGCGCACGCGCCGATGCTGACGCTCGACGACGTTCACCGCTATCGCGAACTGTACTGGGATGGCGACTTGTCGGACGTGCTGCGGAACGACAACCCGCTGTTGCGCGCGTCGGCGCCGCTGGAAGCGCTGCGTTTCGACGGCTTGCCGCCGGTGCTCGCGATCGGTGCGGAACACGATCCGCTGCGCGACGACGCACGCGTGTACGTCGAACGAATTCGCGCGGCCGGCGGGGTCGCGCATGACTGGATGGGAGAAGGACTGGTGCACGGCTGCTGGCGCGCGCTCGGGACGAGCCCGCAGGCCGCACGCATGCATCGGATGGTCGGCGGTTTTTTGCTCGCACCACACGCGTAGCGGGCGTTTCCGGGAGGCAACGATGCAGGCAGCAGTGCAACACCGTATCGAGGACTGGCGGACGTTTTCGGTCGACGCGGCCATCGCGGCGGCGACGATCGGCAATGGCGCGGTGGACGTCGAGTGGAGCGACGCGCGACGATCGCCGTTCCATTTCGACTGGCTGCGCGACAACTGCCCGTGTTCCGCGTGCGTGCATGCGCTCACGCGCGAGCAAGTGTTCGAGATTGCCGATGCGCGCGAGGATCTGTCGGCGCTCACCGTGCAGGTCGAAACCGACGGTGCGCTGCATGTCGAGTGGAACGACGGGCATCGCAGCGCGTGGTCGCCGGGCTGGTTGCGGGCGCATGCGTACGACGATGCGTCGCGGGCGGAGCGTCTGGCCGCGCACGGGCGGCACGTATGGGCCGGCGACGATGCAACGGCGATCGGCGTATTCGCTTGGCGCGACGTGATGGAGGACGACGGTGCACTGCTCGCCTGGCTCGCCGCGCTGCAGCGCACGGGGCTGACGCTCGTCGAAGGCGTGCCGGCCGAGCGCGGCCGCGTCGACGAGATTGCGCGCCGCATCGGCCTGATCCGCGAAAGCAATTTCGGTGTGCTGTTCGACGTCGAATCGAAACCGCGCCCGGACAGCAATGCGTATACGTCGCTGAACCTGCCGCCGCATACCGACCTGCCGACACGCGAGTTGCAGCCGGGCGTGCAGTTCCTGCATTGCCTGGCCAACGAAGCGACGGGCGGCGACAGCATCTTTCTCGACGGCTTTGCACTTGCCGATGCGCTGCGGCGCGAGCATCCGGCCGATTTCGAACAACTGGCGTCGACGCCGTTCGAGTTCTGGAACAAGAGTGCGAACAGCGACTACCGCTGTTCGGCGCCGGTGATCGGGCTCGATGCGCGCGGCAACGTCACGGAAGTGCGCGTCGCGAACTTCCTGCGCGGGCCGCTCGATGCGCCGGCCGGCTCGGTTGCGGCCGTCTATCGCGCGTACCGGCGGTTCCTCGCGCTCGCGCGCGAGCCGCGCTTGCGTGTACACCGCCGGCTGCGGGCGGGCGACATGTGGGCGTTCGACAACCGGCGCGTGCTGCATGCGCGTACCGAGTTCGATCCGTCGACCGGCCGCCGGCACCTGCAGGGCTGTTACGTCGACCGCGACGAATTGCTGTCGCGCTGGCGCGTGCTGTCGCGATCGGCGTCTGCCACGGCCGCGGTGCGCTGATCGGCGCACCCGGCTTCATCACGCATACCCGACCAGGAAAAAGCACCCGGACGCACAGCGCCCGGGCGAAGCCACCCGCTGCCGGGCGGCGGAGGTATGCGTTTCACAAAAAAGACGAGCCCCGCGAAGGGGCTCGTCCTGACTGCCTTGCTTCATCGCGCGATGCGCGGCGCCCGCCGAGGGCGCATCGGCTTACTGGCCGAAGAAGATCGAGTCGCGTGCGTTCGACGATGCGGCTGCCGGGGCGCCCGAGTGGACGAGCGGAGCCGGCTGAGCGCCGTAGCCGCTGGTGTCGGCACCATGAACACGCGCTTCGGCGCTCTGGATATCGTTCGGGTAATACGGGCTCGACACGCCCGGCTTGTAGCCGGCTTGTTCGAGCTGGACCAGTTCGCCGCGCACTTGAGCGCGGGTCACGGTGCTTTGAGCGAATGCGCCGAACGAAGCGGACAGGGCGACAGCGGCAACAACTGCGGAAACGAGCGATTTCATGGTGACCTCCGGGTGTTTTATTGAGTTCGCTCTCGACTCCATGTCTTAAGCGATTGATCAAATCTTAGTCACCGGAGGGTTCAGGGTAAACGCTGAATTTGACGATAGATTGTTTCCTGCGCGGTAACAGTGGCGCGGCGATTCAGTCTTTCAACGGGCTTTCTTTTCGGTCTGTGCAATAAGTATGAAGAATATTGCGGGCGGCGGCGCGCGGTTCAGCGTGCTTCGGCCGCCGTGTCGAACGGCCGGCCCGCCGCGCGTCCGGCGGGCGCGCCCGAACTGAGGAAGCGCACGCCCGTCGCGGCTTCCGACGCCTCCCACAGCAGCGCCGCCGAGGCCACGTCGCGCGCCGAGCGCGGCACGCTCGCGGCCGCAGGCAGCCCGCGCGACTCGAACCAGCCGGATGGCCCGATGTACGCGCCACCGGCGAGATCGGGTGACGTTGCCGCATGAATCGCGGGCAGCGCACCCTGGTCGGCCGGCTGCGCGAGATAGCGGTTCGCCGCACGCATCAACGCGGCGCGCGCGGGCGAGCTGTCCATCGCTGGGCCCGCGAACTGCAGGTTGGTCGCCGCGTAGCCGGGGTGCGCGGCCACGCTGATTCCCGCGAACGCGGCGCGCTCGAAACGGCGCTGCAGCTCGATCGCGAACACGAGGTTCGCGAGCTTGCTGTCGCAATAGGCGAGATAACGGTTGTAGCGGTGCTCGCCGCGCAGGTCGTCGACGCGAATCCGGCCGCCGCGGTTGAAGCCGCTCGACATCGTCACGACGCGCGCCCGCCGTGCGGCGCGCAACGCGGGCAGCAGATGGCCGGTCAGCGCGAAATGGCCGAGGTGGTTGGTGCCGAACTGCATCTCGAAGCCGTCGCGCGTATGGCGCAGCGGCAGGAACATCACGCCGGCGTTGTTGCAGAGGATGTCGACGCGGCCGTGGCGTTCAGCGATGGTGCTCGCAAAGCGTTCGATCGACGCGAGATCGGCGAGGTCGAGCGGATCGACTTCGACACGAGCATCGGGGTGGCGTTGGCGGATCGCATCGGCCGCCTGGGTGGCGCGCCCGGCGTCGCGGCAGCCCATCACGACCGTCGCGCCTTTCGCGGCCAGCGTTTCCGCGAGCTGCCAGCCGAGACCGCTGTTGGCGCCGGTCACGACCGCGACCTTGCCGCCCTGCGCCGGGACGTGGCGCGCACTCCATGCATGCATGTCTGTCTCCATCGGCACGGCCGAGCGGCCGCGACACGTAATCGTTACATTGCGTGGTGTAACGATAGTGCGGGCGGACGTGACAGACAAGCGGGGGAATTAGACCGGTGCTTCTAGGGCGGGCGCAGTGCGTGGCGCGGTGGGCCCCGGCGCTCGGCCGGCAGGTTTTACCTGCTTCCGGCCAGCGCGAGCACCTCGGCGGCGGAGATCATCGCGGCTGCATTCGCGGGCGCCGGGCGTTCGGCCGGGCGGAACACTTCGTCGCCGCGGTGGATGACCTGGCGCGACAGCGCGCAGGTGCCGGTGCGTTGCGCGAAGCGGCGGCGCCAGCGCTGTTCACCGTAATGACAGCGGCCGGGCTCGACCCAGCGGACGACGAGCAGCGTATCGGAACGTTCGAGAATTTCGACGTGGACGTCGGCGGGATCGAGCGCAGGCAGGGATTTGGAGGCCTTCATTTTGCCGTTTCCTAAAGCTCGTGCGGTTTCGGCCGTGGCAGTGGATGTCACTACCCGATGGCGAATCCGTAGCGGTTTCCATGAGTGGTGCGCTAAATGTAAGCGTCTGTGACCGGAAAAAACATCCTGTCTGGCTCAAATTACCTTTTGCCGATTTAGAAACAATCCAAGCTTATTTTCTTGGAAACCACGGACAAAAACGCCCCGGACGGGAAGTCCGGGGCGGAAAATCGGCCCGCGCACCGTGTCTGCTCGCCCAGTCACGGAGTCCATCGCCGGGGGACGGAGGTGCCCGCAGGGACCGAAAGCGGGCGGGGAGGCGATGGTTGAAAAGCGCGGTCCGGCAACGCCATGATCGCGCGCTCATCCCGTTGAGACCCTGACGTGAACATGACTTTTTTGTCAGTTTGGCGTGGGCGCGGCGTCGCGCGAATGCGCCAAACCAGCCGGGCGGCCCGCCGGTATTGGGTTTGCGCGGCCCCCGGCGCATCCTTCCCGTGCCCGTCGAGCAGCGGATTTTTCTCCGCCGGCCCGATTTCCCCACCCGGGTAAATACTGAATCCCGATTTCGTGACAAACGCGCGATCACTTCCTATGATTGGTTGGACCTTTAGTCCTTTGTGCCAATCGGCCGATGGATGGCCGGCTTTTTCGGGAGACGTGCTCATGAGATTGCAGGGCAAACGCGCGCTGGTGACGGCGGCCGGGCAGGGCATTGGCCGCGCGACCGCGCTGCGGTTCGCGAGCGAGGGCGCCGATGTGCTGGCGACCGACATCAATGAAGCCGCGCTCGTGCGGCTCGAGGCCGACGCCGAACGCGCGGGCGGCAGGCTGACCACGCGGCGGCTCGACGTCACCGATGCAGGCGACGTCGCGGCGCTCGCCGCGGGCGAACGCGCCTTCGACGTGCTGTTCAACTGCGCGGGCTACGTGCACCACGGCTCGATCCTCGACTGCGACGACGACGCGTGGGCGTTCTCGATAAACCTGAACGTCACGTCGATGTACCGGCTGATCCGCACGCTGCTGCCCGCGATGCTCGAAGCCGGCGGCGCGTCGATCATCAACATGGCGTCGGCCGCGTCGAGCGTGAAGGGCGTGCCGAACCGCTTCGTCTACGGCACGACCAAGGCGGCCGTGATCGGGCTGACCAAGGCGGTCGCCGCCGATTTCGTCGAGCGCGGCATCCGCTGCAACGCGATCTGCCCGGGCACGATCGAATCGCCGTCGTTGGAGCAGCGGATCGCGGACCAGGCGCGCACGCGCCACGTGTCGGCCGACGAGGTACGCCAGGCGTTCGTCGCGCGCCAGCCGATCGGTCGCATCGGCAGCGCGGACGAAGTGGCCGCGCTCGCGCTGTACCTGGCCTCCGACGAAGCGTCGTTCACGACCGGCGCGATCCACCTGATCGACGGCGGCTGGTCAAACTGACCGTGTTGAACTGACCGCGCCTGCCCATTCACTTTCCGTTTCCGTTCCGACAACGC
It encodes the following:
- a CDS encoding choline ABC transporter substrate-binding protein, encoding MKSTKIAALAAAVLATGAFTNAALAETDAATCRTVRFADIGWTDITSTTALASTVFEALGYKPTTTIASVPISFAGLKSKQLDVSLGYWWPVQQKQLQPFLDSKSINVVEPPNLSGAKATLAVPSYEYQAGLKTFEDIAKHRAELDGKIYGIEPGSSANATIQKMIDTNQYGLGGFKLVESSEAGMLVTVERAIREKKWVVFLGWEPHPMNIQLSMNYLSGGDASFGPNYGEARVYTLTAPDFISRCPNAGKLVTNLRFSTQLENQLMQSVMNKTKPAEAAKAYLKKNPQVLDPWLAGVKTFDGKDGLPAVKAYLGL
- a CDS encoding 3-keto-5-aminohexanoate cleavage protein, producing the protein MNHEVIITCAVTGAGDTVGKHPAIPVTPKEIAAAAIEAAKAGATVAHCHVRDPQTGRGSRDPNLYREVVDRIRSADVDVIINLTAGMGGDLEIGPGEDPMRFGKGTDLVGGLTRLAHVEELLPEICTLDCGTLNFGDGDYIYVSTPAQLRAGAKRIQELGVKPELEIFDTGHLWFAKQLLKEGLLDDPPLFQLCLGIPWGAPADTGTMKAMVDNLPPGAHWAGFGIGRMQMPMVAQAMLLGGHVRVGLEDNIWLDRGVHATNGTLVERAREVIERLGGRVLTPAEGRRKLGLPARGERPLERRAIAEFA
- a CDS encoding L-carnitine dehydrogenase; amino-acid sequence: MAVKTDIKTFAAIGTGVIGSGWISRALSHGLDVVVWDPAPGAEERLRANVANAWPALERVGLAPGADPARLRFVETIEACVADADFIQESAPEREALKLELHEQISRAAKPDAIIASSTSGLLPTDFYARATHPERCVVGHPFNPVYLLPLVEVLGGARTSPEAVEGAMEIYRKLGMRPLHVRKEVPGFIADRLLEALWREALHLVNEGVATTGEIDDAIRFGAGIRWSFMGTFLTYTLAGGDAGMRHFMQQFGPALELPWTKLVAPTLTDALIDSVVEGTTEQQGTRSIKELERYRDECITEVLKSIAAVKARHGMRFED
- a CDS encoding thioesterase family protein; its protein translation is MTGDTPLTIYRDVVRPEWVDYNGHLRDAFYLLIFSFATDALLDRIGLDDAARRERGRSVYTLEAHVNYLHEIKEGTQVRVDARVLAHDAKRLHLYLELFAQGHDDAVSASEQMLLHVDTRDGAKSAPFDEDVAARVAALHALQRDCAAPAYAGRVIGLPPRR
- a CDS encoding alpha/beta hydrolase, which encodes MLEPEIAAFVAAVDAWYPADAAARSPDEQRRLYDRFAAEWTPAALPAGIVQQDAVWHAPDGRAIALRRYTSAHRISRGTVLFFHGGGFVVGSLDSHALITAQLAADTELDVIAVDYRLAPEHRAPAALEDCLEVTRAARDARWPFGPCVHPLTLAGDSAGGMLAAAVATALRDAGERNVDGIALVYPMLGFEPQSPAREAEAHAPMLTLDDVHRYRELYWDGDLSDVLRNDNPLLRASAPLEALRFDGLPPVLAIGAEHDPLRDDARVYVERIRAAGGVAHDWMGEGLVHGCWRALGTSPQAARMHRMVGGFLLAPHA
- a CDS encoding TauD/TfdA family dioxygenase; its protein translation is MQAAVQHRIEDWRTFSVDAAIAAATIGNGAVDVEWSDARRSPFHFDWLRDNCPCSACVHALTREQVFEIADAREDLSALTVQVETDGALHVEWNDGHRSAWSPGWLRAHAYDDASRAERLAAHGRHVWAGDDATAIGVFAWRDVMEDDGALLAWLAALQRTGLTLVEGVPAERGRVDEIARRIGLIRESNFGVLFDVESKPRPDSNAYTSLNLPPHTDLPTRELQPGVQFLHCLANEATGGDSIFLDGFALADALRREHPADFEQLASTPFEFWNKSANSDYRCSAPVIGLDARGNVTEVRVANFLRGPLDAPAGSVAAVYRAYRRFLALAREPRLRVHRRLRAGDMWAFDNRRVLHARTEFDPSTGRRHLQGCYVDRDELLSRWRVLSRSASATAAVR
- a CDS encoding DUF4148 domain-containing protein, with product MKSLVSAVVAAVALSASFGAFAQSTVTRAQVRGELVQLEQAGYKPGVSSPYYPNDIQSAEARVHGADTSGYGAQPAPLVHSGAPAAASSNARDSIFFGQ
- a CDS encoding oxidoreductase, giving the protein MHAWSARHVPAQGGKVAVVTGANSGLGWQLAETLAAKGATVVMGCRDAGRATQAADAIRQRHPDARVEVDPLDLADLASIERFASTIAERHGRVDILCNNAGVMFLPLRHTRDGFEMQFGTNHLGHFALTGHLLPALRAARRARVVTMSSGFNRGGRIRVDDLRGEHRYNRYLAYCDSKLANLVFAIELQRRFERAAFAGISVAAHPGYAATNLQFAGPAMDSSPARAALMRAANRYLAQPADQGALPAIHAATSPDLAGGAYIGPSGWFESRGLPAAASVPRSARDVASAALLWEASEAATGVRFLSSGAPAGRAAGRPFDTAAEAR
- a CDS encoding DUF3331 domain-containing protein, which encodes MKASKSLPALDPADVHVEILERSDTLLVVRWVEPGRCHYGEQRWRRRFAQRTGTCALSRQVIHRGDEVFRPAERPAPANAAAMISAAEVLALAGSR
- a CDS encoding SDR family oxidoreductase, whose translation is MRLQGKRALVTAAGQGIGRATALRFASEGADVLATDINEAALVRLEADAERAGGRLTTRRLDVTDAGDVAALAAGERAFDVLFNCAGYVHHGSILDCDDDAWAFSINLNVTSMYRLIRTLLPAMLEAGGASIINMASAASSVKGVPNRFVYGTTKAAVIGLTKAVAADFVERGIRCNAICPGTIESPSLEQRIADQARTRHVSADEVRQAFVARQPIGRIGSADEVAALALYLASDEASFTTGAIHLIDGGWSN